In the genome of Natronomonas salina, the window CCGAGAGGACGACGGCGCCACCGAGGACGGCGACGAGGACCAGCGCGGCCGCGACCCACGCCGCGTCCTCGCCGATCTCGATGTCGATCTCGATCTCGCCGTCCTGGTCGGCCATACCCTGCTTGTGTGGCGCATCGCTACAAATACCTAGCGTGTCGACTGATCGCCCCCGGAGGCTGGCCTCCGTCGGCGGTAAACGCGGAAGCTAAGACCCCGGCAGTCGACGCCCCCGATATGGCCTTCGAGCCCGGCCGTCGACTGGTCCACGCCTCCGGCGCCCTGGTCCCCGGGGCGTACCTCCTCGACGAACACGTCCTCGAGTACGGCGTCGTGACGTGGGAGGTCGTCCAGGGACTCACCCTCTTCGGACTCGCGCTGGTGGCCGTCCTGGAGGCCGCCCGGCTCTACGGCGGCCTCGAGCTGTTCATCTACGAGCACCTCACCCGCGAGTACGAGCAGGACACCGTCGCGGGCTACGCCCTCTACGTCGTCAGCGCGACCGTCGTCGTCCTGCTGTTCGAGCCCCAGATCGCCGTCCCCGCGGTGTTCATGCTCGCGCTGGCCGACCCGATCAGCGGCTACCTCTCGACCGGCGAACTCCGCACCGTCAAGCGGCCGCGAGTCCTCGTCGGGATGTTCGTGGCCAGTCTCCTGATCGCGCTCCCGTTCGTCCCGGCGGCGGCGGCCGTCGCGGGCGCCGTGGGCGCGATGCTCGCCGACGGGATCAAGCCGGTCGTCTGGGGCTTCGTCGTCGACGACAACCTCACCATCCCCATCGCCGCCGCGGTGCCGATGTGGGCCGTCGTGACGCTCCTCTGAGCCCACCATCGGCGGATCGCCAGCGATCGGTCTCGGGAGTCTCGAACGTGCAGCGATCGGAGAAGAGCGCTCGGCGGTTCAGAGCGTGAGCAGCAGCGGTACGCCGAAGGTGATCAGCAGCCCGACGAGCGCGACGACGGCGCCGATGCCGACGTCCCGGCCGGAGTAGGGGCTCTGGGGTGCGGTGTGCCGCGCTTCCCACTCCTTCTGGGGCTCCTCGGACTCGTCGTGGTCGTCCGCGTCGTGGTCGGCCATGGTCGCTCGTGCGGACGGCCGGTACTTTGGCCTGTCGTTCTTTGTCGCTCGGCCCCGAAGCGCCGACAGGATGTACCTCGGCAACGAAGCCTGGCCGGATCTCGAGACGTACTTCGAGGAGGAGTCGCTGGCTATCGTCCCGCTCGGATCGACCGAACAGCACGGCCCGCACCTGCCGGAGGCGACCGACCACCTCATCGCGGAGGCGTTCGCCCGCGAGGTCGCCGACCGGACGGGCTACCTCTGTACGCCCACCGTCAACGTCGGCGTCAGCGGCCACCACCGCCAGTTCCACGGGACGATGTGGGTCGAGCCGCCGGCGTTCCGCGAGTACGTGGCGTCGCTCACCCGGAACCTCACCTATCACGGCATCGACCGCGTCGTCTACGTCAACGCCCACGGCGGCAACGTCCCGCACCTCCGGGAGGTCGGCGCGCGCCTCCGCCAGGACGAGGTCGCCTACGCCATCGAGTGGATGTGGAACGAGAGCATCCCCGACCTCGTCGACGAACTGTTCGACCAGAACGGCCCGCACGGCGGCCCCAAGGAGACCGCGATGATCCAGTACCTCCACCCCGAGCTGGTCCACGACGACCGGCTGGCGACGGCCCGCGACGGGGGCGTCCCGAGCGTCGAGGACGCCGGGACCCAGAAGTTCGGCTCGCGGACGTTCTACGACGCCGCGGACAACACCGACAACGGGGTCTTGGGTGACCAGACCGACGCGACGGCCGAGAAGGGAGAGGAGCTGTTCGAGGCCGCGAGCGAACAGCTCGTCCGGCTCTGCGAGTGGCTCGACGAGCAGCGCTTCGCGGACCTCATGCCGAACGAACACGTCTGAGCCGCCCCGGCCGACCGAGCCGGAGACGGCGACAGTTCGGCCAGGCTCAGGGCGCCCCGGCGATGGCCACCCGGACCCGCCCGTCGCCGTGGCTGTGGAGCTGTCGGCGGGTCTCCGGGCCGACGCGGATCGCCTCGCCCTCGGTCAGGACCACCTCGTCGTCGGCCGGTTCGTCCTCGCTCCCGCCGAGCTGGACGGTCAGCTCACCCTCGACGACCAGGTAGACCTCCTCCTGGCCGTCGTCGGCGTGGTCGTGGGCCTTCCCCTTGCCGTCCGGTTCCAGTTCCAGCAGCGTCATCCCGAGGTTCTCGCAGTCCAGCGGGTCGCGGAAGAACCACATGCCGCCGTACTCCTCGGGGACCACGCTGTCGACGTCGTCGGTGCTCGCGGTGTCGTAATCCATACTCGGGCGTTCGGCCGGGACCCTTATATAGACCGGCCAGCCAGAGCATATAATCGACTCGAGGCCGGAGTTCCGGGTATGGCACAGACGTACTCGTCGCGGACCCGAACGGCCCACCCCAAGTTCCGGAACGTGGCCGTCCCGGCCGCGATCCTCATCGCCGTCAACGTGGCGCTCATGTTCCTCGTCGCGCAGACGCCGCTGGCGGCGGTCAACGACCTGCTGTTCTCGACGCCGATCCTGGGGCTGATCGTCTTCGGCGCGGCCCTGACCGGCGGCAACGTCCTCGCCGAGCGCGGCCTCGAGCGCGGCCAGGTGGCGGTCGCCGGCGTCGGGATCGTCCTGCTGCAGGGCGCCTACGCCGTCTTCGGCGGCGGCATCCTCGCGCGCGTCCCGCAGGCCTCCCAGGGCGTCGCCCTCGGGGTGACGCTCGTGGTGACCGTCGCGATGACGATCGCCGTCGCGGGGTACGTCTACGTCCGCGACCGGGACTTCGACCACTGGAACAAGTGGGCCCTCGGCGCGTTCGTGATCGGCGCCGTCCTCGTGCTCGTGGGCTCCTTCGTCACCGACCTTGCACTCCTCGGCGGCTTCCTGTTCATCTTCCTCGGCTTCATGTTCCGGCTCGGCTACGAGATCTGGCGGGTCCGAGCCTCCTACGACCCCGACCGCTCGCTGATCCACGCCCTCGGCATCTACGTGGCGTTCACCGGCGTGTTCGTCCACGTGCTGCAGATCGTCGCGCGGATGATGGCCGACAGGTGAGCGGCGGGCTCCTCGTGAGGGCGAACAGCGGAGGCGAGTCCGTCGTCAATCGGAGCCGGCGAAACCGGAGTGGACCGGGTCCTCGACGTCGACCGGCAGGCCGGCATCGACCAGCGACGGTCGCCGGTACAGCGCCACGAGCACCCAGAGTGTACTGACCAGGGCGACCCCTGCAGCGGACCAGACCATCCCCAGCGAGAGGAACGCGGCGACGTACGCGGTCCGCAATCCGGCCGACGTGAGGCTGGTCCCGAGCGGGATGCACGCCCTCGAGTCGCGGAGGACGGGGCCGAGTGCGAGCGCAGTCAGCACGCTCCCGCAGAGGAAAATCGCGTCCTGCCACATCAACGGTGTCCCCAGTAATTCAGCGTAGATCGAGTTCGAGCGAAGAGAGACATCGTCCGGAGGGAGGATTCGCCGAGATATAAGGGTTCGCGATTTGATTACTACTGCGAATAATTCGCACGCCTCGACGTCGCGGGGTTCACAACTGTTGGCAGGATTCACCCTCGGGAATCGCGGCCAACTTCTCGCGGCGGACGGAGCAAACCAGACCCTCACCAGTAACTCTTTACCCCGTCGGTGCCCCACCGATTCACAGTAGATGCGCCAGTATCTCGACCTCGTCTCCGACGTCCTCGCCGGCGGGACGTACAAGCCGAACCGGACCGGCGTCGACACCGTCGCGTCGTTCAGCCACCACTACGAGGTGGACCTCGGGGAGGGGTTCCCGCTGCTGACGACGAAGAAGATGGACGGCTACCGCTGGAACTCCCTGATCCACGAGCTGCTGTGGTACCTCTCCGGCGAGGAGCACATCCGCAACCTCCGGGAGGAGACGAAGATCTGGGACGCGTGGGCCGACGACGACGG includes:
- a CDS encoding dolichol kinase, with product MAFEPGRRLVHASGALVPGAYLLDEHVLEYGVVTWEVVQGLTLFGLALVAVLEAARLYGGLELFIYEHLTREYEQDTVAGYALYVVSATVVVLLFEPQIAVPAVFMLALADPISGYLSTGELRTVKRPRVLVGMFVASLLIALPFVPAAAAVAGAVGAMLADGIKPVVWGFVVDDNLTIPIAAAVPMWAVVTLL
- a CDS encoding cupin domain-containing protein, which encodes MDYDTASTDDVDSVVPEEYGGMWFFRDPLDCENLGMTLLELEPDGKGKAHDHADDGQEEVYLVVEGELTVQLGGSEDEPADDEVVLTEGEAIRVGPETRRQLHSHGDGRVRVAIAGAP
- a CDS encoding Bax inhibitor-1 family protein, whose product is MAQTYSSRTRTAHPKFRNVAVPAAILIAVNVALMFLVAQTPLAAVNDLLFSTPILGLIVFGAALTGGNVLAERGLERGQVAVAGVGIVLLQGAYAVFGGGILARVPQASQGVALGVTLVVTVAMTIAVAGYVYVRDRDFDHWNKWALGAFVIGAVLVLVGSFVTDLALLGGFLFIFLGFMFRLGYEIWRVRASYDPDRSLIHALGIYVAFTGVFVHVLQIVARMMADR
- a CDS encoding creatininase family protein; protein product: MYLGNEAWPDLETYFEEESLAIVPLGSTEQHGPHLPEATDHLIAEAFAREVADRTGYLCTPTVNVGVSGHHRQFHGTMWVEPPAFREYVASLTRNLTYHGIDRVVYVNAHGGNVPHLREVGARLRQDEVAYAIEWMWNESIPDLVDELFDQNGPHGGPKETAMIQYLHPELVHDDRLATARDGGVPSVEDAGTQKFGSRTFYDAADNTDNGVLGDQTDATAEKGEELFEAASEQLVRLCEWLDEQRFADLMPNEHV
- a CDS encoding DUF7550 family protein; its protein translation is MADHDADDHDESEEPQKEWEARHTAPQSPYSGRDVGIGAVVALVGLLITFGVPLLLTL